The Ciconia boyciana chromosome 22, ASM3463844v1, whole genome shotgun sequence genome has a window encoding:
- the KCNH6 gene encoding voltage-gated inwardly rectifying potassium channel KCNH6 produces the protein MPVRRGHVAPQNTYLDTIIRKFEGQNRKFLIANAQMENCTIIYCNDGFCEMFGYSRVEVMQRPCTCDFLTGPDTTKSSIAQLTQALLGSEECKLEILYYRKDTSCFRCLVDVVPVKNEDGVVIMFILNFEDLAQLIAKSASRSLHQRLSQSWRGEASHVKPNPPNSTSDSDLMKYRTISQIPQFTLNFVEFNLEKHRSGSTTEIEIIAPHKVMERTQNVTEKVTQVLSLGADVLPEYKLQAPRIHRWTILHYSPFKAVWDWLILLLVIYTAVFTPYSAAFLLNEEQVEEKHWDCSYSCDPLNIIDLIVDIMFIVDIVINFRTTYVNINDEVVSHPGKIAIHYFKGWFLIDMVAAIPFDLLIFRSGSDETTTLIGLLKTARLLRLVRVARKLDRYSEYGAAVLFLLMCTFALIAHWLACIWYAIGNVERPYMEHKIGWLDNLGDQIGKRYNDSDLSSGPSIKDKYVTALYFTFSSLTSVGFGNVSPNTNSEKIFSICVMLIGSLMYASIFGNVSAIIQRLYSGTARYHTQMLRVKEFIRFHQIPNPLRQRLEEYFQHAWSYTNGIDMNAVLKGFPDCLQADICLHLNRTLLQNCKAFRGASKGCLRALAMKFKTTHAPPGDTLVHYGDVLTTLYFISRGSIEILREDIVVAILGKNDIFGEPISLYARPGKSNADVRALTYCDLHKIQREDLLEVLDMYPAFSDNFWSNLEITFNLRDADSVPRSPLSEEYDCTYRRARRRKHSLCQPNKPDPDTGISDAEQYHTYSELTNPQDPLSKDQWDDLGSSTTPCSQTSDDEAKTSSPKKAEPFPTSKKDDFALPTLSLITTSAGSTEVGKQAAESSQSYAATPLDIPNMFTFWEDRRPNHHSEPLQHISLVHSSRDIPLHSDYRPGQIESRLELLQAQLSRLESRMSSDINIILQLLQRQLSQVPPAYSPISPSSHNLAMYGILPRSLEPLTPCSPLEDEETMTPEQSPSYTEVEKLHLKSRDSLSSGMHLAVASDETMTVYSEQEHHSPPLPNPDPPHQRAPNTQGLFWGSRFPSLPEHLEATSEHQDIQRHLSDPVLPGS, from the exons CCTCGTGTTTCCGCTGCCTGGTGGACGTGGTGCCGGTGAAGAACGAGGACGGCGTCGTCATCATGTTCATCCTCAACTTCGAGGACCTGGCACAGCTCATCGCCAAGAGCGCCAGCCGGAGCCTGCACCAGCGCCTGTCGCAGAGCTGGCGCGGAG AGGCTTCCCACGTCAAACCCAACCCCCCGAACTCCACCTCGGACTCGGACCTCATGAAGTACCGGACCATCAGCCAGATCCCCCAGTTCACGCTCAACTTCGTGGAGTTCAACCTGGAGAAGCACCGCTCAGGCTCCACCACGGAGATCGAGATAATTGCTCCCCACAAAGTGATGGAGCGCACCCAGAACGTCACCGAGAAGGTCACACAG GTGCTGTCCCTGGGCGCTGATGTCCTTCCCGAGTACAAGCTGCAGGCACCACGCATCCACCGATGGACCATCCTGCACTACAGTCCCTTCAAGGCCGTGTGGGACTGGCTCATCCTTCTGCTGGTCATCTACACAGCTGTCTTCACCCCCTACTCAGCTGCCTTCCTGCTCAACGAGGAGCAGGTGGAGGAGAAGCACTGGGACTGCAGCTACTCCTGTGACCCACTCAACATCATTGACCTCATCGTGGACATCATGTTCATTGTGGACATTGTCATCAACTTCCGTACCACTTACGTCAACATCAACGACGAGGTGGTGAGCCACCCTGGCAAGATCGCCATCCACTACTTCAAGGGATGGTTCCTCATCGACATGGTTGCCGCCATCCCCTTTGACCTGCTCATCTTCCGCTCCGGCTCTGATGAG ACCACCACCCTCATTGGCCTCCTGAAGACTGCCCGGTTGCTGCGCCTGGTCCGCGTGGCCCGCAAGCTGGACCGCTACTCCGAGTATGGAGCAGCCGTGCTCTTCCTGCTCATGTGCACCTTCGCCCTCATTGCCCACTGGCTGGCCTGCATCTGGTACGCCATCGGCAACGTGGAGCGGCCCTACATGGAGCACAAGATCGGCTGGCTGGACAACCTGGGTGACCAGATCGGCAAGCGCTACAATGACAGCGACCTCTCCTCTGGCCCATCCATCAAGGATAAATATGTCACTGCCCTCTACTTCACCTTCAGCAGCCTCACCAGCGTGGGGTTTGGCAACGTCTCACCCAACACCAACTCCGAGAAGATCTTCTCCATCTGTGTCATGCTTATTGGCT CTCTGATGTACGCCAGCATCTTCGGCAATGTCTCCGCTATCATCCAGCGCCTGTACTCGGGCACGGCCCGCTACCACACGCAGATGCTGCGGGTTAAGGAGTTCATCCGCTTCCACCAGATCCCCAACCCCCTGCGCCAGCGCCTGGAGGAGTATTTCCAGCACGCCTGGTCCTACACCAACGGCATCGACATGAATGCG GTGCTGAAGGGCTTCCCTGACTGCCTGCAGGCAGACATCTGCCTCCACCTCAACCGCACGCTGCTCCAGAACTGCAAGGCTTTCCGAGGAGCCAGCAAAGGCTGCCTGCGTGCCCTGGCCATGAAGTTCAAGACGACTCATGCACCGCCCGGAGACACCCTGGTGCACTATGGAGATGTCCTCACCACGCTCTACTTCATCTCCCGGGGCTCCATTGAGATCCTCCGGGAAGACATTGTGGTGGCCATCTTAG GGAAGAACGACATCTTTGGGGAGCCCATCAGCCTCTACGCCCGCCCAGGGAAGTCCAATGCTGACGTGAGGGCCCTGACCTACTGCGACTTGCACAAGATCCAGCGGGAGGACCTGCTGGAGGTCTTAGACATGTACCCAGCCTTCTCTGACAACTTCTGGAGCAACTTAGAGATCACCTTTAACCTGCGAGAT GCAGACAGCGTTCCCCGCTCACCACTCAGCGAGGAGTATGACTGCACCTACCGGCGGGCACGCCGACGCAAGCATTCCCTTTGCCAGCCCAACAAGCCTG ACCCAGACACGGGCATCTCTGATGCAGAGCAGTATCACACCTACTCAGAACTCACCAACCCGCAGGACCCACTGAGTAAGGACCAGTGGGATGacctgggcagcagcaccacTCCCTGCTCGCAGACCAGCGATGACGAGGCCAAGACCAGCAGCCCTAAGAAAGCTGAGCCTTTCCCCACATCCAAAAAGGATGACTTTGCTCTGCCCACACTCAGCCTCATCACTAccagtgctggcagcacagaggtcGGCAAGCAGGCGGCGGAGAGCAGCCAGTCCTACGCAG caaCCCCCCTGGACATCCCCAACATGTTCACCTTCTGGGAGGACCGAAGGCCGAACCACCACTCGGAGCCTTTGCAACACATCTCCTTGGTACACAGCTCGCGGGACATCCCCCTGCACAGCGACTACAGGCCAGGGCAGATCGAGTCCAGGCTGGAGCTCCTGCAGGCCCAGCTCAGCAG gctggAGTCCAGGATGTCGTCAGACATTAATATaatcctccagctcctgcagcgcCAGCTGTCCCAAGTGCCACCCGCATACAGCCCCATCTCGCCGTCCTCCCACAACCTGGCCATGTATGGCATCCTCCCGCGGAGCCTGGAGCCGCTCACCCCCTGCTCACCCCTGGAGGATGAGGAGACAATGACTCCGGAGCAG AGCCCAAGCTACACGGAGGTAGAAAAGCTCCACTTGAAATCCAGGGACTCCTTGTCAAGCGGGATGCACCTCGCTGTGGCATCCGACGAAACCATGACAGTCTACTCCGAGCAGGAGCACCATTCCCCACCTCTCCCGAACCCAGACCCTCCCCACCAAAGGGCACCAAATACCCAGGGACTCTTCTGGGGCTCTcgtttcccttccctccctgagCACTTGGAGGCAACTTCCGAGCACCAGGACATTCAGAGACACCTCTCCGACCCAGTGCTTCCTGGAAGTTAG